The following DNA comes from Candidatus Limnocylindria bacterium.
TGTAGTCGCGGTACATGTCGTCCATGGCTAGACCTTGAACACTTTCTTGGCCTTGTCTATTGCGCCCAGGAGCGCGTCGCACTCAGCGGTCGTGTTGTAGAGGTAGAACGACGCGCGCGTCGTCGCGGCGACGCCGAGGCGCGTCATGAGCAGCTGGTTGCAGTGGTGGCCGGCCCGAACACAGACGCCCTCGCGGTCGAAGATCGTCGCGACATCGTGCGGGTGGATCCCTTCGATGTTGAACGAGACAACGCCAACCCGGTCATCGAGCGTCTTGGGCCCATAGATCGTGACGCCGGAGATCTCAGCGAGTCGCGGGAGCAGATACCCAACGAGCGAGAGCTCGTGCTCGTGGATCTTCGCGACACCGACGGCCTCGAGATAGTCCACGGCAGCGCCGAGGCCGATGGCGTCGACGTACGAGGAGGTGCCCGCCTCGAACTTCCACGGCAGCTCGTTCCACTCCGTCTTTTCGACAGTGACTCGGCTGATCATGTCTCCACCGAAGAGGAACGGCCGCATGCGCTCGAGAAGCGCTATGCGCGCCCAGACCGCACCGGAGCCGGGCGGCGCGAGCATCTTGTGACCGCTGAAGACCAGGAAATCGCAGGCCAGGTCCGTCACGTCGACGGGCGTGTGCGGAACGGCCTGCGCCGCATCGACGAGAACCGTCGCGCCGGCGGAATGCGCCTCGGCGACGATCTCCTTGATCGGGTTCACTGTCCCAAGGCCGTTCGAGGTATGCGTGATCGCGAGGAGCTTCGCGCCCTTCTTCAGCTCCGCCGACAGCTGATCGCGGCGCAGCCGTCCATCCTCGTCGACGTCGATCATCACGATCCGCGCGCCGACGTCCTTCGCGAGCTGCTGCCACGGCACGAAGTCCGAGTGATGCTCGAGGACCGTCGAGATGATGCGATCCCCTGACTTGATGTTGTCTCGGCCCCAGGTGTACGCGACCAGGTTCACGCCTTCGGTCGCGTTGCGCACGAAGATGACCTCGCGGTCCTCCTTCGCGCCGATGAACTTCGCGACCCTCGCACGCGCGCCCTCGAACGCGGCGGTCGTCGTCTCGCTGAACTCGTACACGCCGCGGTGGATGTTCGCGTTGTACTCCTCGAACACCGCGCTCATCGCGTCGATCACCTGCCGCGGCTTCTGGCTCGTCGCCGCGTTGTCGAGGTACACGACCTGCTTTCCATTCACGGTACGCGACAGGATCGGGAAGTCGGCGCGGACCCGCGCGACGTCGAGCGGCGAGCGCACGGCGTTGGCAGGCTTGATCGTTACCGTCACGCTGCGCCCTCCCTGTACAGCTCGTCGCGTACGAAGTCGTACCCCTTCGCTTCGAGCTCGGCGGCGAGCTCGCGCCCGCCGGTGCGCACGACACGGCCGTCGACGAGGACGTGCACGAAATCCGGTTGCACGAATTTCAAGATGCGCTCGTAGTGGGTGATGAGGAGGATCCCGACCTCAGGACCACGCAGCGATTCGATCGCGTGCGCGACGATCTTGAGCGCGTCGATGTCCAGGCCGGAGTCCGTCTCGTCCATCAGGGCGAGCGACGGTCCGAACATGTGCATCTGGAGCGTCTCGAGACGCTTCTTCTCGCCACCGGAGAATCCGTCGTTCACCGAGCGCGTGATGAACGAGTCGTCGATCTCGAGCAGCTTCATCTTCTCCGCAAGGAGCTTCCGGAACTGCGGTATCGGCATGTCGTTCTTCCGCGCTTCAGCCGCATTGCCGGCGGTCACGCCGGGCTCCGCGCGACGCGCGTTGATCGCGGTGCGCAGGAAGTTCGCGACCGAGACACCCGGGATCGCGGCCGGATACTGGAACGCCAGGAAGAGGCCCGCGCGTGCGCGTTCGTCGACGGCCATCTTGAGCACATCGCGGCCGCCGTACGTCACTTCGCCGCGCGTGACCTTGTAGCGAGGGTGGCCCATGACCGTGAGCGCGAGCGTGCTCTTGCCGGAGCCGTTCGGGCCCATGATCGCGTGCACTTCCCCGCTATGGACGACCAGGTCGATCCCCTTGAGGATCTGCTTGCCCTCCACGTTCACGTGGAGGTCCTTGATGACGAGATCAGGCAACGGTCACCTTCTCCTTCGTGAGATCGGCCAGCGTCATGCCGTCGAGCGCGTGCGCGATGGTCGACTGCAGCTTCACCCACACCGCGCGGGTCCCGCAGTCCTGTTCGCGGATGCAATTCACCACGGGGTCGCCCTCGGCGGTGCAGATCTGCGGCTCGATCGGACCCTCGAGCGCGCGCACGATGTCACCCGCCGTGATCGCCGATGGATCGCGCGCGAGTGTGTACCCGCCGCCGGCGCCGCGTTTCCCGTTCACGAGACCCGCCTTGCGAAGCACCGCGACGAGCTGCTCGAGGTATGCCTCGGGAAGATCCTCGCGCTGCGCGACCGCGTGGAGCGAAACGCTGCCCTTCTGCCAGTGCCGCGCAAGGTCGACCATCAGGCGCATGCCGTACTCGCCCCGCGTGGAGACGTGGAAGGCGTTCTGAGGATTTCCGAGCACTGCACTCGGAATTCTAGGCGCTGGCAGGCGCGCCCGCCAGCCTTTCTCCGCCTAACATCGCCGCCCCAGATGCCCCTTCCCTACGCTCGCGCCGCGATCGGCTCGCGCAATCCCGCCAAGATCGAGGCCGTAAGGCGGGCTCTGGCGCGTCTGGCGCCTGGCTGTGACCTCGAAGCCGT
Coding sequences within:
- a CDS encoding SufS family cysteine desulfurase, yielding MTVTIKPANAVRSPLDVARVRADFPILSRTVNGKQVVYLDNAATSQKPRQVIDAMSAVFEEYNANIHRGVYEFSETTTAAFEGARARVAKFIGAKEDREVIFVRNATEGVNLVAYTWGRDNIKSGDRIISTVLEHHSDFVPWQQLAKDVGARIVMIDVDEDGRLRRDQLSAELKKGAKLLAITHTSNGLGTVNPIKEIVAEAHSAGATVLVDAAQAVPHTPVDVTDLACDFLVFSGHKMLAPPGSGAVWARIALLERMRPFLFGGDMISRVTVEKTEWNELPWKFEAGTSSYVDAIGLGAAVDYLEAVGVAKIHEHELSLVGYLLPRLAEISGVTIYGPKTLDDRVGVVSFNIEGIHPHDVATIFDREGVCVRAGHHCNQLLMTRLGVAATTRASFYLYNTTAECDALLGAIDKAKKVFKV
- the sufC gene encoding Fe-S cluster assembly ATPase SufC: MPDLVIKDLHVNVEGKQILKGIDLVVHSGEVHAIMGPNGSGKSTLALTVMGHPRYKVTRGEVTYGGRDVLKMAVDERARAGLFLAFQYPAAIPGVSVANFLRTAINARRAEPGVTAGNAAEARKNDMPIPQFRKLLAEKMKLLEIDDSFITRSVNDGFSGGEKKRLETLQMHMFGPSLALMDETDSGLDIDALKIVAHAIESLRGPEVGILLITHYERILKFVQPDFVHVLVDGRVVRTGGRELAAELEAKGYDFVRDELYREGAA
- a CDS encoding Rrf2 family transcriptional regulator, translating into MLGNPQNAFHVSTRGEYGMRLMVDLARHWQKGSVSLHAVAQREDLPEAYLEQLVAVLRKAGLVNGKRGAGGGYTLARDPSAITAGDIVRALEGPIEPQICTAEGDPVVNCIREQDCGTRAVWVKLQSTIAHALDGMTLADLTKEKVTVA